The genomic segment TACGGCATGAAGCAAATCCATACGGACCCCGATATCCCCAGCCCCCTGGGCCACGACGATCACGCCGCGCACCTCTGGCTGATCTTCCCGGATAATCACCGCCTCGCCTCCCTGGGCAGTCGCGATCCCCTTTTTTTCCACGCGGTTTTCAGTAAACCGGTCGTCCTCCGAGCTGGAAGAGCTTTGAATATCCTCGCTCGTCGCCGGGACCAGCTCTGCCGAGGAGGCATAGTTGATGACAACATCAACCTGCCCTGCGCCATCCACTTTGGAGAGCGCCGCCCTGAGGCGTTTTTCCAGATCGTCTGCCGTCTGTTCCGCGCCGACGGCTGTTTTGTTTTGTCCCTCTATTTTATTCCCGGAAGGAGACAGCGTAGAAAAATATATGAGCAGAATCACCGCGATTATGATCAGAATGGCGAGATACTGCGTCTTTTTCTTCGCGCTCAGCTTCTTTATTTTTTCCAGATACTCTTTTGGCTTCATGCTTCTCTCCCCCGCCATCTCTAGTTATTCTTATTTTCCATTTCCCTGTGATATACATCCAAAATGATCTCTTCATAGCTGGCCGCATCCGGCGCATAGCTGCCGGCCGGCTGGGCGGCCGAAAACTCAAGATCCGGCATTTGTTCCGGCTTCCAGACCCCCAAAATGATGAATACCAATAAGATGCCCAAAATGAACTTGCAGAACCGCTTCATGCCGCCTTCCGGCAAAAGCCCGATGGCCAGTTCTCCCAGAAACAGCGCCGCAACGCCCATATAAACTCCGCGCAGTAACTGTTCCATCGCCCTACCTCACCATCATGCTCATATCCGCCGCGCCCATCAGAACGGCCAGAAAAATGAAGGCCATAGCTGTGCAGGCCAGCAGCGTTACCGTCAGAAGCTGGACAGTTTTTCCCATTGCAGAGAGCAGGTTGACGCTTCTCTTCTCGGCAAAAGGTTCGGCTGCTGCCGCCGAGAATTTGAGCAGAAACTGGTTGGCGGCCAGCGTTGCAACCGGCGCGCCAATCAGGCAGACCAGCGAAACCAGCCCCACGATCCCAACCGCATTTTTGACGATCAGACTGCACGCCATGATGGTATCCAGCGTCTCGGAGAACATGCCGCCGATGACGGGCACCATCTTATCCACGGTATATTTGGCCGTCTTAAAGGAAATGCCGTCGATAGAAGCGCCGGCGATGCCCTTGAGCGCCGTTACCCCGAGAAAGACGATAAACAGGATGCCCAGCAGCCATTTGACTACGCTCTCCACCAGCTCTGCCAGTTTTCCCAGGCGGATGGCCGTGGAAAAATTGGAGGCGATGCTGAGCACCGCATAGACCAGAATGAGCGGGAAAACCACCGTTGTGATCACCGTGAAGATACTGCCCGTCAGACCGGCCAGCACCGGGCTTAAAACGCCGGACGTCTTGCTGCCGCCCATGCCCGTGAGCAAAAGCATGAGCACCGGCGCCACCCCCTCGACGGCATTGCAGAGAAGCTGAACGGCATTGCTACAAATGCGCACGCAGTCGGACAATACGGCGACAGCCACGCCTGCAACTGTGATATACCCCGCATAGAATGCCGCCCTAGAAACCTCGCTGCCAAAGGAGGAGTTCATATTGCGCAGAAGCGACATCAGCAGCAGCATTGCCAGAATCTCCGCCGCGAACCGCCAGTTGCCCGCCAGCTCTGTAAACAGCGCCCCAAAGATGGTGTTCAGCGCCTGCTCCGCGCTGAGATCGGTTAGTCCGTTTTGCGTCAGGCTGGCAATGGCCTGCCTTAATGTCTGTCCATCAAAAGCCTCTGGCTGATAGAACTCTTCCAGCGCCTGCAAATCCAGCTCGGAGATGATCTGCTCCGTGCCCTCCTGCAAAACCTGCTCCGCATCCCTGGTCTCTTGCGCATCCTGCTCTTCCTGCGCCTTCACGCTCTTTGGAAAAGCCAGCAGCAAGACTGCGAAAACAAGCAAAATCCATCTTTTGTGCATGTCCGTTTCCTCATAATAGCTCCAGCACCATCTGGGCAAACTGCCCGATGAGCGGCAATGTTACGGCAAAGATGATCACCTTGCCGGCCAGCTCTACTTTGACGGCCAGCGCATTTTCCCCAGCGTCTTTGAGCACCTGAACGCCAAATTCGCAAAGATAGGCGATGCCGATCACTTTCAGCAGCACGAGCGTCCCCTGATAGAGCGCGCCATACTGCTCTGCGAAATTCCGAATGAAATCCACCGCCTGCGCGAGATACCCCAGAACCAGGCAGAACACGATGACGCCCGCCGCAATCGAAACCTGCATCCCAAGCTCTGGGTTCGTCTTTTTGACAGCGACAGCCAAAATGCCGCCTACAATGCCAATTCCAATGACTTTCGCGATCTCCATGTCAGTATAATCCGAAAATATTCTTCACGCTGGAAAACAACCCGCTGACCATATCCACGACCATCAGCAGGACGATCACCAGCCCCGCGATGGAAACCATCATCGCAATATCCTCCCGGCCGGACCGGACGAGGAGCTGATAGAGCACCGCGATGAGAATCCCGATAGCGGCTATTTTAAAAACCAAGTCGATGCTGACCCCCATAGTTTCCTCCTAAACGAATAAAATCGATATGACCAGCCCGGCCACAATGCACATGGTCCGCGTCAGGCGGCCCTTCTGTTCCTGCTGGGAGCGAAGCTGCTCCGCAAGCAAATCCGTCTGCCGCAGAAATACTTTGCCGGCATCCTCTATCTGCTCGGGCGCGACTGCCCCGGAAAGCCGCCCAAACAGATCTGCCAGCGCTTCCTTTTCCGCCTCTTTGCATCCGGCCAGGCTTTCCTTCTGCTCCAGCATTGCCTTTCTGCAAAGCTCTTTTCCCGCTACTCCTGGCTCTTTGCGCAGGAGATTGGCACAGCTCAGGAAAAACTGCGGGTATGCGATTTTGCCGGCCGCCAGCAGCGCATCATAGAGCGGCATTCCCTGAAAGCCCAGCGCGCTGATTAACACTTTAACGGCACTTTGCATCGCGCCGATGCTCCTTCTTCTCTCTTCCCATTCGCCGACGATGACGCTCCCAATCCCCGCGCTGGAAAAGATGATGACGGCGATAAACAGCAATTTTATCATAGTCTGCTCCTATAAAAGGAACGGGCCGGGCGAGATTCTTCTGCCTTCCTGATCGCAGACCGCCTCCACCGTCCCCCGGCCCAGCCGGCCGGATAAGAACACCACCCGCTCCACCAGCCGCGCCTCCAAAAACTGCCGGAAGAATTTGCGCGCCTTGAGCTCGGCCATATCTCGGCAGTGCGCCGTGGCAAGGATTTTGACGCCGCTGTTGGCCGCCTCGCACAGCGCATCCAGCTCTCCCTTGCCGCCAATCTCATCCGTCGCAAGTATTTCCGGGGAAAGCGCCCGAAGCGCCATCATCAGCCCCACCGTTTTGGGGCAGGAGGCCAGCACATCACTGCGGACTCCAAGATCGAAGTTGCCGCCGCCGGACAGCTCTTCTCTCTCATCAATCACGACGCACTTCTGCGGCTCATAGCCCTCGCCGTCCGATGCCTGGCGCACCAGTTCCCGCAGCAGCGTGGTCTTTCCCTGGCCGGGCGGCGAGGCGATCAGAGTGCTGCGCAGCTGCCCCCTCCCAGCCAAATAGGGCCGAAGCCCTTTTCCGATTCCCTTCATTTCCCGCGGCAGGCGCAGGCAGACCGAAGTGAAGCCGCGGATCAGCCGAATCTCCTCTCCGCTGGCCACTACCTTGCCCGCCACGCCCACGCGGATGCCGCCTTCCAGCGTAAAAAAGCCCTGGCGCAGTTCCTCCATATAGGCGTGAATCGAATGCCCGCAAAGCGCGGCCACAATCTCGCCGATCTGCTCTTTGCTGGTGCAGACGGGGATCAGCTCCTCCATCCCTCCCGCATACAGCATCATCGGGCGGCCGCTGCGCAGGCGCAGCTCCTCCGCGCCCCCGTAAAGCGAGCTTTTTTCCAGCTCAGTTCGCAGCTCTTTCGGCAAATATTCCTTTACTCTCTCCAGCATGTTTTTGCCCCTTTTCTTTTGTTTGTTATCTATATGCCGGGTATATTTATAGTATTCACCTGTTTTTCACATCCGCAGAAGAAAGCAAATTTGCAGAAAATCCGCAAGCAAAAAGCACCTTCAGATGCCTGAAGGTGCTTTGGTTTTATCCTCTGCTTTGCTGTTTTAGTGCCAGGTTGTCTGGCTGAGCAGTTCGTGCTTTAGCTCGAAGAGCTCCTGGGAGAGATCGACTTTATAGATATGCGGGCGATATGGTCTTTTATATTCATCCCAGAAGGTTTCGAGATCCTGCTTGGCATATTCCCTGCTGGCCATCATGCCGGGCGACTGGTAGACCTGCCTCCCATCCTGGAACACAGGCACCAGCAGTTCTTTGATATAGTAATTGGTAATCGTCATGCGCTTCCACGTCTCGACGGGATCGAAGATGGTCAGCGGATGCTGGGTATCGATGCTCTCATGCTCCAGCATGATGAGATCCGCGATGGATTTATGCGTGCTGCCGTCGTAGATGCGGACGACCTTTTTGAGGCCGGGGTTGGTGATCTTCCAGAAATTCTCGCTGATCTTGATGCGCGGCTGCATCTTGCCATGCCGCTCGACGGCCGCCAGCTTATAGACCCCGCCAAGAGCCGGGCAGTTTTCGCTGGTGATCAGCTTGGTTCCCACACCCCAGGTATCGATGCAGGCGCCCTGGTTGCGCAGATCCCGGATGATGGCCTCATCCAGATCACTGCTGGCGCAGATTTTCGCATCTGGGAAACCCGCCTTGTCCAGCATCTTTCTGGCCATGCGCGAGAGATAGGCCAGATCGCCGCTGTCCAGCCGGATGCCCATGGGCTCGTAGCCTTTTTCCCGCAGTTCCCGGAACACAGTAATCGCATTGGGAACGCCGCTGCCCAGCGTATCGTAGGTATCCACCAGCAGCAGGCAGCTATCGGGGAACACCTCCGCATAGGCGCGGAATGCCTGAAGCTCGCTATCGAAGCTCATGATCCAGCTATGGGCATGCGTACCCGCCGGAACGCCGCCAAACATCTGCGTCGTCAGCACGTTGGACGTGGTATTGCAGCCGCCGATGATGGCCGCGCGGGCGCCGTAAATGCCGGCATCCGGCCCCTGGGCGCGCCGCAGACCAAATTCCAGCACAGCTCCGCCCTCCGCCGCATGGCAGACTCTGCTGGCCTTTGTGGCGATCAGCGTCTGATGGTTGATGATATTGAGCATGGCCGTCTCGATGAGCTGAGCCTGCGCGATGGGCGCGCGCACCCGGATGAGCGGCTCATAGGGGAACACCACCGTCCCCTCGGGCATCGCGTAGATCTCGCCGGTAAAGCGGAAATCGCGCAGATAAGCAAAGAAATCCTCGTCGAATAGATTGAGCGTGCGCAGATAGTCGATATCCTCCGCAGAGAAATGCAGATTGTCAATATACTCCATCACCTGCTCCAGCCCCGCGAACACAGCATACTTGGATTCTCCCGCCCCTTTGCGGAAAAACACGTCGTAAACCGCCATATTCTCGTGCGTCTTTTCCCGGAAATAGCCATACATCATGGTGAGCTGGTAGAGATCCGTCATCATGGTCAAATTTCTCATGTCAGTCTTGCGCTCCTTTCTGTTCCTCATCCTGCGCCGCCTTTTCTGCCTCTTGGGGCGTTTCCTGCTCCTGCGGCGGCTCCTCCTCTTGCCCGGGCTTTTTGTATCCCAGGCTGTAAATGCCATAATATGCCTGATTCTGCGCCGGCCTGCGGTGCATATACCACAGATAGGCCGCGCCAAACACGACCAAAACCGCGCTGAGCAGCTGCGAGACGCGTATCACGCCCGGAATCATCCAAAGGCTGTCTGTCCGCAGGCCCTCGATAAAGAACCTGCCCACTCCATACAGCGCCAGATACGCCACAAACACATTGCCCTTGTGCTTTGCGCGCTTAAAATACCAGAGCAGAACAGCCAGCACCAGTAGATTCCACATGCTCTCATAGAAGAACGTCGCCTGATGCCACTCCCCCAGGCGATCGATATATACGCCATATGGGAAGAACTGCAAATCCGGGTTGGTGATCAGGTTGCCAAAGGCCTCCTGGTTGGCAAAATTGCCCCAGCGCCCGATGGCCTGCCCCAAGATGAGACCAAGGCTGCCAAGATCCAGCACATCCCCCAGCGGCACTTTTTTCCATTTGCAAAAAACGACCGCCGCGATGACACCGCCAATGACCGCGCCGTAGATCGCAAGGCCGCCATGCCAGATGGCGAAAATTTCTGCCGGGTTGTTTTTATAAGTCTCCCATTCAAACGCCACATAATAGAGCCGCGCTCCGATAATACAGATGGGCAGAGCCAGCAAAAGCAGATCCAGCACCATATCGAAATTATAGCCGCGCCTGCGGCCCATCAGACACGCGACCAAAAGCCCCGCTACAAGCCCCAGGCAGATGATCGCCGCATACCAGCGGATGCTCAGCCCGGAGATGCCGAATAAGTTTTGAACCAAATAGGGATCTTTCATCCTCTTCTCCAGCCTTCCTTATGAAATACCTTCATTATAGTTTCTGGCTCTGCGGACGTCAAGCAAGGGGCATAGAAAAAGAGGCCGCGGTTTGGGCCTCTTTTCTTGCTGCGTTCGCGCTCTTAGGTATGGGCAGAGCCGCCCTGGCCGGCGGTATCGTTGCCTGCCGTGTCGTTGCCGCCAGCGGAGGAATTGCCTCCTGCCGGGGGCTGGCTGCCCTGCTGAGCATCGGATGCATCCGGCGTGTTATTCGGCAATGCAGAGGGCTGATCGGCCCCATCCGAAGGGACGAGCTCGGGCATGACAGTCGGCATGCCGATCTGATCATCCATGTCGTTGTCATTGTTGTTGCCGTTTCCGCCCTGGCTGGGTGCCTTGGAGACAGAAGGCTCAATCGAGCCGTCGTTGCTGTCGCTGATATTTTTGCACCCTGCAAACAAAACCGCGAGCATGAGAACAGCCATTATGATCGATACAAATTTTTTCATCTTGCTTCTCCTTTTCAGAGTCGTTTATCCATACTTTTCCCAAAGGCATGAAATTTTATACTCCGCTTAGAGCCGCAGGATGCGCACTGATTTTGTTTTTTCAGGCTCCGGCGCTTTTGGGGCAAAAAGAGCCGCTTTTGGAGCGGCTCTTTTTTGTGCATTTTTATGCCGTTTCGATGCTGGCCGCTTCTCCCAGGCCCAGCTCCTGAACGGCCCACTCTCTCATTTTGAATTTCTGAATTTTTCCCGCGGCGTTCATGGGGAAACCATCCACAAAGCGCACATAGCGCGGCGCCTTGAAGCGGGAAAGGCCGTTTTTCACGAACTCGATCATCTCTTCCTCGCTGGGCTGGGGCACGCCTGGCTTTAAGATGACGCATGCCATCACTTCTTCGCCGTACTTTTCATCCGGCACGCCGATGACCTGCACATCCTGCACGCACTCATGCGTATATAAGAACTCCTCCAGCTCTCTGGGATAGATATTCTCTCCGCCGCGGATGATCATATCCTTCAGGCGGCCGGTTACTTTATAGTAGCCGCTGGCATCTCTTGTGCCGATATCGCCGGTATGCAGCCAGCCATCCGGCTCGATGGCCTGGGCTGTGGCCTCGGGCATGTTGTAATATCCCTTCATGGTGTTATACCCGCGGGACATGATCTCTCCGGGCACGCCGTCCGGGCATTCCTCGCCCGTCTCGGGATCCACGATTTTTACCTCCACATGCGGCATAGCCTTGCCGATGGTGTTGACGCGGATATCCACGGAATCGTCCGTCGTCGTCATGGTGATGGCGGGCGAAGCTTCGGTCAGGCCATAGGTGATGGTAATCTCCCGCATGCCCATCTCATCGATGGCCCGGCGCATCAGCTCGATGGGGCAGGGAGAGCCGGCCATGATGCCCGTGCGCAGGCTGGAAAGATCGTAATTCTCAAAGCCATCCACATTGAGCATGGAGATGAACATGGTGGGCACGCCGTGCACCGCCGTGCACTTCTCGGCCTGAATGACCTGCAATGCGTGGACGGGGTTGAAGTGATCGTTGAGCACGATGGTCGTCCCGTGAGTGATGCAGCTCATGACGCCCAGAACCGCGCCAAAGCAATGGAACAGCGGCACATGGATGAGCAGGCGATCCCGATCTGTGAACTTCATGCAGTCGCCGATGCCCTTGCCGTTATTGAGCAGGTTGAAATGCGTCAGCATGACGCCCTTGGGGAAGCCCGTGGTGCCCGAAGTATACTGCATATTGGCGACATCGTGGATATCCACCTGCGCCTTGGCCTGCGCCAGCTGTTCATCGCTGACCTGCTCTGCAAAGTCATCCAGCTGCTTCCAGTTCAGCATGCCGTCCGGCGTCTGCTCATCCAGGTAGATGACTCGTTTGAGCCTGGGCAGCGCCTCGCTGCAAAGCTCGCCCGGCCTGCTGCCCGCAATCTCAGGGCAGATTTCCATGATATGCTGGATATAATTGGAATCCTTCAGCCCCTGCATGGTGATGAGCGTGGAGGAATCCGACTGCCGCAGCAGATATTCCAGCTCAAAGCGCTTATACGCCGTATTGACCGTCACCAGAACCGCGCCGATTTTGGAAGCCGCCACCTGCGTGATGACCCACTGGGGATAGTTGGTCGACCAAATGGCGATATGATCGCCTCTTTTGATGCCGATGGCCAAAAAAGCTTTTGCAATTTTATCGCACTCCTCGTCAAACTGCTGGTAGCTATAGCGCACGCCGATGAGCGGCGCAACCAGGCCGTCGTTATCCGGGTGCATCTTTGCCTGGTATTCTACCATCTGCCCAATCGTCATCGTAATCATATCTTTCATATCTGTCTTTGCCATGTTTGTTCCTCCAAAGTTCGGTTAGAAATAAAAAAGCTCTCGTCTCACACAGAGACGAAAGCTATCCTTTCGCGGTACCACTCTGCTTGCAGAAATCAAAATCTGCCAGCTCTACCAGCACTATCATGCTGTCCTCATTTTTTCGGCTGAGTTCCCGTCCAAATCTACCAGTTTCAATTTGGCTGCTCCGGGGCGAGTTCATCTGCCTTTGCCTTATGCTGCCTTGCACCACCCGGCAACTCTCTAGAAAGGCGCTAGCGGGATTACTACTCCCCTTCCACACATTCTCTTATTCTATTTGTTACTATCTTATCCACCCAGTGCGGTTTTGTCAATGCCTATTTCAAATTTTTTTATTTTTCCCGGCCAGCTCCAGCGCGAAATCCCCCAGGTTTTTAGCGCTGTCGTGCTTGACGAGCCGCTCTCTGGCCACGGCCATCTCCGCCAGCCTGGTTTTATCGCGCAGCAAGCCGCGCACCACCTCCGCGCCGGTGAAAAAATCATTCGTAACGCAGGCAAGGCTGTGGTTGGCAAAATAGATCTGGTTCCAGCTCTCGACGCCGGGCAGCGGATCCATGAGCACCAACGGCTTATCCTTCGTCAGCGTCTCTGTGGTCGTCAGCCCGCCGGGCTTGGTATAGACGACGTCTGCCGCATCCATATATTCATCCAGATTGGTCGTAAACCCGAGGATCTTCATCAGGGGCTTATCCGCCGCGAATTCCTCCAGCTTGCTCTTCAGGCGCTTATTGCTGCCGCATACGACGACGATCTGCGTCTCGCCGGAGATCTGCGCCAGATCCTGCACGCTCTGCTCCAGATGACCCATGCCCATGCCGCCGGATAACACCAGCACGGTATCCCGCTGCTCCAGCCCAAGCTTCTCCCTGGCCGCCGCCTTATCCTGCCGCTTCTCAAACCTAGGGTCCACGGGAATGCCAAAAGGCAACAGCATTTTTTCGGGGATTCCCCTGGCGCTCATGATGGGAACCAGGAAATCCGCCGCCACGACAATATAGTCGAGATCGACCTTATCCCACATGCTCAGCGGAGAATAATCCGTATTGATGCCAATGCAGGGGATATTGCGGGAGAGCAGCCCTGCCTCCCGGATTTTCGAGACCAGAATGCAGGCGAGCACATGCGGACAGATGATGAAATCCGGGTTATACTCCTCGATATACCGGCAGAGCTTGCGCTTCTGCCAATCCGCAAATTTAAAGGGAAGCGATTTTTCCACGCTCTCATTTTCATCGTATCCGCGCATGATCAGCTCCAGGGCTTCCGGGTGATAGCGGGCGATAAACGTATATCCTTTATCCACTCCTTTGCCCACCGTGCGGTTGAGATAGGTATAGGTATCTAGAATGCGGCACTGGACGCCCTTCGTCTCCAGATAGGCTTTGACCGCTTTGGCAGTGGCGTTGTGCCCCTGCCCGGTTGTGATCGATAAAAACAAGGCGCGCTGCCCCTGATTCATGTTCTCCCCTCCATGCGTTTGCAGGATCTCCTCTGGCTGCTCCCTGCCCTTTTGGGCGGGCAAGCGCCAAAGGCGTGCGATCCAAGATAGAATCATTTTCCATTCTCACTTTCTTATTATCTTACCATCATAGGCCTATCTCTTCAAGAAACAGATGTAACAGATTTGTTTTTCTTCGAATATATGATATTATAGATTTTAGGCAAAATTCGCGGCTTTATGCGCAGTTAGGTGGCTAATATGAGCAAGAAAATCGTTTTGACGGGCGGAGGCACGGCCGGGCATGTCAACCCGAACCTGGCGCTTGTCCCTCTTTTAAAAGAGCACGGCTTTGAAATCTCCTACATAGGCTCGCAAAAGGGCATTGAAAAAGAGATCATTGAGAGATCCGATCTCCCCTTTTACGGCATTTCTTCCGGCAAGCTGCGCCGGTATTTCAGCTGGGAAAACTTTTCGGACATCTTTAGAATCCTGAAGGGATATTCCCAGTCTAAAAAAATCCTCAAAAAACTGCGCCCGGATATTCTGTTTTCCAAAGGCGGCTATGTGAGCGTCCCGGTGGTCTTTGCGGCAAACCGCATGAAGATCCCGGTGGTCATCCACGAGAGCGACTACACCCCCGGCCTGGCCAACCGGCTCTGCATTCCAAAGGCAAAGCGGGTATGCGTCTCGTTTGAGGCGGCATGCAAGCATATCCCTGAGGAAAAATGCGTCAAAACGGGCTCGCCCGTGCGCGCGGAGCTCTTTGGCGGCAGCCGGGAAGCCGGGCTTGCCCGCCTGGGCTTTTCGGGCCAAAAACCCGTGCTTCTCATCATGGGCGGCAGCCTTGGGGCGCTGGCCGTCAACGAGGCTGTGGACGAAATCTTGGATGCACTGCTGGAGAAGTTCGACATCGTCCATATTCGCGGCGCGGAAAAGCTCAACCCGGCGCTAAACGGCAAAGCGGGCTACGCGCAGTTTGAATACGTTACAGACGAACTGCCGGATCTTTTCGCGGCGGCAGATCTCATGCTCTCCCGCTCGGGCGCCAACGCTATTTTTGAGATTCTGGCGCTCTGCATTCCGGCGCTGCTCATTCCCCTGCCGCTGGAGGCCAGCCGCGGAGACCAGATTCTAAACGCCAACTACTTTGCCGGAAAAGGATTTTCCCTGGTGCTCCAGCAAAACGATATTACGCCGCAGGTTCTGCTGAGCAAAATTGAGGAGCTGGCAGAGCAGAGCGAAACACTAAAGAAAAATATGAGAGAAAGCGGAATCCAGAATGGCGCGCAAAACGTCGCCCAGGTGATTTTCGCCGTATCGGAAGGAAAATAATGCAGGATATTATTGAAGTCATTCAAAAGACAGCCGAAGATTCTCCCCGGGCCCGCAAGGAGGCGCTTCTTGCTCTGGCGGATAACGCCGGAGTTGGCAGGATGTTCCATCATCTGCTGGCCGGGCAGGAAACCCGGGCAATTTTGCGCGCACTCTGCGATCTCAGCACAGACCGCGCGTGCAGGGAGCGCATCGCGCACTATGCCAAAATCCATCAGGAGCCTTTTACTGCGCTGCTTTTTTGCGCGGACCCCAAACTGCGCAAAAATATGGCACTGCTGCTCGGCCGGCTGGATGCCGCGCTGTATGCGCCGGTTTTGCTGCGCGCCTTAGAGGAGGAAGAGACGGATTTCGTCAAGCCCTCCATTTTGCTGGCTTTGGGCAATGCCAAGGGCTCGCCCGAAGTGCTTTTAGCACTGCAAAATTTCGAAATTCCCGGCGGAGAGGATAAGAACCTGCGGGAGCAGCGCATTGCAAAGCAAAAGGCGCTGGCCAGCCTATCCCCCAAAAAGCAAGTGGCGCGGCCCATCGTCATGGAAAAGCCCGTGCGGGCAATCGTGAGCTGCCCCAACGCCAGAGTAACACTCTCGGAGCTTTCCGCTCTGGGCTATTCCTGCTCTGCCTTTGACGAGCTGGACGGGCACCTGATGCTGGAAAACATCACAAAATTCCCCAGCCTCTATGCCGCCCGGACGTTCTATGAAGCCGGCATCTATTTTGCCTCCTTCTCTTCCCTGCAAGCCGCCGTCAACGCGGCAAAGACCAGGGTTTTCCTGGCGCTCATCAAAAATATCTACGGGACGCTGAACCTCGGCTACCGCGTGGATGCTCCGGGCGAGGCTTTTTCGGAAAAGGAGCGCAAGGCCGCGGCGGCGCAGATCATGGATGCGCTCTCAGCGACTCCCCTTTGCAACAGCCCTTCCGCCTATGACTTTGAGATTCGGCTGCTGAAAGGCAAGCGCAGCATCATCGTCGCGCTCTATCCCGGCTCGCGTCTGGACGGGCGCTTCTACTACCGTGCAAACGCCATCAGCGCTTCCATTCACCCGGCAGTCGCCGCTTCCTGCGTCCGCTTTATTTTGGGCTATACCCGCCCCAGCGCGGATGTTCTGGACTGTTTCTGCGGCTCTGGCACCATGCTGTTCGAGCGGGCCATGCTGCCCTATGCCTCGCTGACGGGCACGGATATTTCTGCCCAGGCAT from the Christensenellaceae bacterium 44-20 genome contains:
- a CDS encoding glycosyltransferase is translated as MNQGQRALFLSITTGQGHNATAKAVKAYLETKGVQCRILDTYTYLNRTVGKGVDKGYTFIARYHPEALELIMRGYDENESVEKSLPFKFADWQKRKLCRYIEEYNPDFIICPHVLACILVSKIREAGLLSRNIPCIGINTDYSPLSMWDKVDLDYIVVAADFLVPIMSARGIPEKMLLPFGIPVDPRFEKRQDKAAAREKLGLEQRDTVLVLSGGMGMGHLEQSVQDLAQISGETQIVVVCGSNKRLKSKLEEFAADKPLMKILGFTTNLDEYMDAADVVYTKPGGLTTTETLTKDKPLVLMDPLPGVESWNQIYFANHSLACVTNDFFTGAEVVRGLLRDKTRLAEMAVARERLVKHDSAKNLGDFALELAGKNKKI
- a CDS encoding undecaprenyldiphospho-muramoylpentapeptide beta-N-acetylglucosaminyltransferase; protein product: MSKKIVLTGGGTAGHVNPNLALVPLLKEHGFEISYIGSQKGIEKEIIERSDLPFYGISSGKLRRYFSWENFSDIFRILKGYSQSKKILKKLRPDILFSKGGYVSVPVVFAANRMKIPVVIHESDYTPGLANRLCIPKAKRVCVSFEAACKHIPEEKCVKTGSPVRAELFGGSREAGLARLGFSGQKPVLLIMGGSLGALAVNEAVDEILDALLEKFDIVHIRGAEKLNPALNGKAGYAQFEYVTDELPDLFAAADLMLSRSGANAIFEILALCIPALLIPLPLEASRGDQILNANYFAGKGFSLVLQQNDITPQVLLSKIEELAEQSETLKKNMRESGIQNGAQNVAQVIFAVSEGK
- a CDS encoding methyltransferase produces the protein MQDIIEVIQKTAEDSPRARKEALLALADNAGVGRMFHHLLAGQETRAILRALCDLSTDRACRERIAHYAKIHQEPFTALLFCADPKLRKNMALLLGRLDAALYAPVLLRALEEEETDFVKPSILLALGNAKGSPEVLLALQNFEIPGGEDKNLREQRIAKQKALASLSPKKQVARPIVMEKPVRAIVSCPNARVTLSELSALGYSCSAFDELDGHLMLENITKFPSLYAARTFYEAGIYFASFSSLQAAVNAAKTRVFLALIKNIYGTLNLGYRVDAPGEAFSEKERKAAAAQIMDALSATPLCNSPSAYDFEIRLLKGKRSIIVALYPGSRLDGRFYYRANAISASIHPAVAASCVRFILGYTRPSADVLDCFCGSGTMLFERAMLPYASLTGTDISAQALRAARGNERIAKTGAHFLIKNAAKPFEQKYDEIITNMPFGLRVSSHKENLALYRAFLENLPGMLKPDGHAFLFTHEKKLLRELLSEKFDLVAHANFSAGGLYPTLFVLKPKR